CCGCCGAAGGCGATCACCCGTCCGCGCACATCGCGGATCGGGAACATGACCCGTTCGCGAAAACGGTCGTAGCGGGTACCGTCATCGCGGACGATCAGCAACCCGGCCTCGTCCAGCTTCGGGTCCAGGTAGTCGGAAAACACCGCCTGCAGGCCGTTCCAGCCCGCCGGCGCATAGCCAAGCCCGAAGCGGCCGGCGATTTCACCGGTCAGCCCGCGGCGCTTCAGGTACTCGACCGCCACCGGCGACGACTTCAGCTGCTGCTTGTAGAAGCGGGCCGCCTCGACCATGACCTCGGACAGCGAGTCGACGGTCCGGCGGGTTTCCGCCTCTTTCGCCGCCAGCTCGGCCGCGACCTGCGGCACCTGCATGCCGGCCAGCTGCGCCAGTTCCTTGACCGCATCGACAAAGCCGTAGCCGGCATGTTCCATCATGAAGGTGATCGCCGTGCCGTGGGCGCCACAGCCGAAGCAGTGGTAGAACTGCTTGGTCTGGCTGACCGAGAACGACGGCGATTTCTCCTTGTGGAACGGGCAGCAGGCCATGTAGTCACGCCCGGCCTTCTTCAGCGGCACGTAGCGCTCGACCACATCGACGATATCGGTGCGCGACAGCAGCTGGTCGATGAAATCCTGCGGGATCATGCCCGGCGCCCGGCTCAGCGGCCGGCCAGCGCGGACTTGATGCGGGCCGACACGGCGCCCATATCGGCCCGACCGGCCAGTTGCGGGCGCAGCACGCCCATGACCTTGCCCATGTCGCCCATGCCGGCGGCAGCGGTGGCGGCGATCGCGTCATGGATCAGTGCATCGATCTCGGCATCGGTCAGCGGCTGCGGCAGGTAGGCGGCGAACACATCCATTTCCGCCTTTTCCTTGTCGGCCAGATCCTGGCGGCCGGCCGCTTCGTACTGCGACACCGAGTCGCGGCGCTGCTTCATCTGCTTGTCGATCACGGCGATGATCGCCGCGTCGTCCATGTCCGCGCGCTCGTCGACTTCCTTCTGCTTGATGGCGGCCAGCAACAGGCGGATCGCGCCCAGCCGGGCGGTGTCCTTGGCCTTCATCGCGGTTTTCATGTCTTCGGTAATGCGTGCTTTCAGCGTCATGGCGGTCTCGATCATTCAACAATGAGGACAATGTGGGGCCAATGCAGCGCGACGACAAGACGACGGTCATCGCTGATTTTGCCAGCCCGGAAACGGCGAAACCGCAAGCTTGCGCTCGCGGTTTCTTGCTTTGCTTCTCGCGGTACCGAAAAAATCAGTAGAGCTTCGGCGGCAGCATCTGGCTGCGCAGGCGCTTGTAGTGGCGCTTTACGGCAGCAGCTTTTTTGCGCTTACGCTCTGCGGTCGGCTTCTCGTAGAACTCGCGGGCGCGAAGTTCGGTCAGCAGACCGGTTTTTTCGATGGAGCGCTTGAAGCGGCGCATTGCCACTTCGAACGGCTCGTTCTCTTTCACGCGAACGCTAGGCATGAAGAATCACCAATCCTTTGGATGTGTTTGATCAAAATAAAACAACCGAAGAATTCGGCTGAGTCCGTAATTGTAGCCGGGCACCGTCCAAAATGTAAAACATTGTTTTTTCAGACGGTCCACGAGCTGCGCCCGCGCTAGTTGCCGCTGCCGATGCGGCCGTCAACCGGCGAGCTCGGGCTGGCCTGGTACGGCTTCTTCGCCATGCGCCCGGCCAGCCAGGCTTCGCGCCCGGCCTCGACCGCCAGCCTCATTGCCCGCGCCATCCGCACCGGCTCGCGCGCGGTGGCAATGGCGGTATTCATCAGCACGCCGTCACAGCCGAGCTCCATGGCGATGGCCGCATCGCTGGCCGTGCCGACCCCGGCGTCGACCAGTACCGGCACCTTGCATTCGTCGATGATGATCTGCAGGTTCCACGGATTGAGAATGCCCATGCCGGAACCGATCAGGCTGGCCAGCGGCATGATCGCGCAGCAGCCGATCTGTTCCAGCTCGCGGGCGACGATCGGGTCGTCCGAGGTATAAACCATGACGTCGAAGCCTTCCGCCACCAGCACTTCGGCCGCCTTCAGCGTTTCGCGCACGTTCGGGAACAGCGTTTTCGGGTCGCCCAGCACTTCCAGCTTGACCAGCCGGTGGTCGTCGAGCAGTTCGCGCGCCAGCCGCAGCGTGCGCACGGCGTCGTCGGCGCTGTAGCAGCCGGCGGTATTCGGCAGCAGCGTGTAGCGGTCGGCCGGCAGGGCGTCGAGCAGGTTCGGCTGGCTCGGGTCCTGACCCAGATTGACGCGACGAATGGCCACGGTAACGATCTCGGCACCGGACGCATCCAGCGCCCTGGCGGTTTCGTCGAAGTCCCGGTACTTCCCTGTGCCTACCAGCAGGCGCGAAGCGTAGCTGCGGCCGGCGATAACGAGTGAATCCATGCTGTCCTCGGAATGAAATGGGCGAATGCGGGTGCGGCGGCAGGTCAGCCGCCGCCGACGGCGACGACGATCTCGACCGCATCGCCACTGGCCAGCGCCGTGTCGGCATGGCGGCTTTTCGGCACGAGTTCGCCATTGACCTCGACCGCCACGCGGCGTTCCCGCAAGGACTCATGGGCCAGCAATGTCGCCACGGTCTGCGGCGCAGACACTTCGCGCCGGACACCGTTGACGGTAAGCACCAGGATATTCATGGGTAGTGTGACTTGGCGGACGATGGAAAGCGGGAAAGTGTAATCACCGGTGCAGCGCAACCCAAGCGTTTTGTCGCCGCGCCGGCTCAGCCGCGCACGGCGCGCTCGACCAGCGGCTGCGCCAGGATGTGGTTCAGTACTTCGTTCAGGTGCTGGGCGCTGCCGACCTGCAGGCGGAAATGAATCTGCACATAGCCTTCGCCATGGTGCGCGTCCTGCATGTCGACGCTCTCGATATTCGCCCCGCCCTCGCTGATGGCGGCGGCAACGCTGGCCAGTGCGCCACGCGCACTCTGCGCCAGGATGGTCACCGGCACGCTGAACAGGCGCGGCGTGCGGATTTCCCACTCGGCATCCAGCACCCGGTCCGGGTCGAGCCGTTTGAGCTGGGCGCAGTCGCGGGTGTGCAGCACCATGCCCTGGCCCTTGGTCAGCGCGGCGGCGATGCGTTCGCCCGGCAGCGGCGAGCAGCAGGCCGCGTACTGGATCGAACTGCCCTCGTTGCCGCGAATCACCAGCGGCCCGCTGCGCGCCGGACCACCGAGCACTTCGCCGGCCAGTTCCAGCAGCCGGGCCGCGACGACCATCGCCTGCTGCTTGCCGGCGCCAATGCTGGCCAGCACGTCGGTCGACTTGACGTTCTTGTCGCCGACTTCCTTCAGGTACGCACTCCACACGCCATCGGACAGCACGAACGGCTGCGCGGCCAGCGAATGGATCGACTGCTTCAGCAGGCGGTCGCCCAGCACGCGCGCTTCCTCGCGATGCAGGGTCTTCAGATAGCTGCGGATCGCCGAGCGCGCCCGGCCGCTGACGACGAAGTTCAGCCAGCTCGGGTTCGGCTTCGAGTGTGCGGCGGTGATCACTTCGACCGTGTCGCCGTTTTTCAGCTCGGTGCGCAGCGGCACCAGCTCGTGATTGACCTTGGCGGCGATACAGCGATGGCCGATGTCGGTGTGGACCGCATAGGCGAAATCGACCGGTGTCGCCCCCTGCGGCAGCACCAGGATCTTGCCCTTCGGCGTGAACACGTAGACCTCGTCCGGGAACAGGTCGATCTTGATGTGTTCGTAGAACTCGACCGCATCGCCGGTTTCGGCCTGGATGTCGAGGATGTCCTGCAGCCACTGGTGGGTGCGCTGACGCGCCGCGTCCATGGTCGGGCCACCGGACTTGTACATCCAGTGGCTGGCCACGCCGGTTTCGGCGATCTTGTGCATTTCCCGCGTGCGCACCTGCACTTCGATCGGCGTGCCGTACGGACCGAACAGCGTGGTGTGCAACGACTGGTAGCCATTCGACTTCGGAATGGCGATGTAATCCTTGAACTTGCCGGGAATCGGCTTGTACAGCCCGTGCAGCGCGCCCAGCGCCAGGTAGCAACCGGGCACGTCGTTGACGATGACACGGAATGCGTAGATGTCCAGTACCTCGGAGAAGCTCAGGTGCTTTTCCTGCATCTTGTGATAGATGCTGTACAGGTTCTTTTCGCGGCCCCGGATGGTGGCCTCGATATTCGCTTCCAGCAGCTTGCGCGCCAGCGACTGCATGATCTTGCCGACCAGTTCGCGCCGGTTGCCGCGCGCGGCCTTCACCGCCTTGGACAGCACGTGGTAGCGGTTCGGGTACAGGTGCTTGAAGCACAGGTCCTCGAGTTCGCGGTACACCTTGTTCAGGCCGATGCGGTTGGCAATCGGGGTATAGACGTCCAGCGTTTCCTGGGCGATGCGCCGGCGTTTTTCCTCGCGCATCGAATCCAGCGTGCGCATGTTGTGCAGCCGGTCGGCCAGCTTGATGATGATCACGCGGATGTCGCGCGCCATCGCCAGCACCATCTTGCGGAAGTTTTCCGCCTGGCGCGATTCCTTGCTCTGGTATTCGAGCCGCTCCAGCTTGGACAGCCCGTCGACCAGTTCGGCCACCTGCTTGCCGAAACGCTCGGCCAGCGTCGCCTTGGCAACGCCGGTGTCCTCCATGGTGTCGTGCAGCAGCGCAGCAGCCAGGCCCTGCGCGTCCAGCTTCCATTCGGTGAGGATCTGCGCCACCGCCAGCGGATGGGTGATGTACGGTTCGCCGCTCTTGCGGGTCTGGCCGGTATGCGCGTCGCGCGCGAACTCGAAGGCCGTACGCAGGAACGGTACGTCGTCCGGCTTCAGGTAGGTCGCGGCAGTGGAAAGCAGCGCTTCCGCCTGGGCATTCACCATGGCGTCATAGTCGATGGTGTGGGCGTCGGCGCTGTTCATGCTGTTATCGTTCGCGGTCGGTGATCAGCTGCGGGCGCGGTCGAGCAGTTCGCGACCGACATGGCCGGCGGCGATCTCGCGCAGGGCCACCACGGTCGGTTTGTCCTTGGCGCCGTCGATCAGGGTCTGGCCGCCGTTGGCGATCTGGCGGGCGCGGTAGGCCGCGGCCAGCGTCAGGTCGAAGCGGTTCGGGATGCGCTTGAGGCAATCGTCTACAGTTACTCGTGCCATCTGTTTGTCCTGTTCGTGTCGTGTAAGGGTGGGCGGATCAGTCCAGCGACTGCATGGCGGCGATCTGCCGGCCACGGCGCTCCATCTGCTGCAGTTGCGTCAGGCGCTCGGCGCGAACCACGGACACCAGGTCCCTGACCGCTTCATCGAGTTCTTCATTGACCACAACATAATCGAATTCGGCCACATGGTCGATCTCGCTGCGCGCGGCGGCGAGCCTTTTCTGCATGGTGGCCTCGTCGTCCTTGCCCCGGCCGCGCAGGCGGTGCTCCAGCACTTCGACCGACGGCGGCAGGATAAAGATCCCGATCGCTTCCGGAAACGTGCGCCGTACCTGCTGCGCGCCCTGCCAGTCGATTTCCAGCAGGATGTCGCGTCCGGTCGACAGCTGCTCGCGGATCCAGGTTTCGCTGGTGCCGTAGTAGTTGCCGTAGACCTCGGCGTATTCGAGGAAGTCGCCACGGTCGATCATCGACTCGAACGTGGTCCGGTCGACGAAATGGTAGTGACGGCCGTGCGTCTCGCCGTCCCGCGGTGCGCGCGTGGTATAGGACACCGAGAGCTGCACCTGCTTGTCGGCTGCAAGCAGGGCTGCGACCAGCGTGGTCTTGCCGGCGCCGGAAGGCGCGGTGACGATGAAGATATTACCGCTCTGCATGGGATTGGAAGGCAAGGATTCGAAATTGTCGAATTTTCCAGATTATCACAAAAGGCCATCGCCGCCGACACCGGCCGCCATGCCGATCACATGATCCAGCGCAGTCCCGTGCGATAACAGCGCGTTGGCGCAGGCATTTTTTGCGTAGAATACGCGCCTTCCTCCTTATCCAAACCTTATGGGATGCGCCGAGATGGCTTCTCTCGATTCGTTTTTCAAGCTGAAGGAACACGGCACGTCGGTCAAAACCGAAGTGATTGCCGGCCTGACCACCTTCCTGACCATGGCCTACATCATCTTCGTCAATCCGGCGATCCTGTCCCAGACCGGGATGGACTTCAACGCCGTGTTCGTCGCCACCTGCATTGCCGCCGCCCTCGGCACCATGGTGATGGGGCTGGTGGCCAACTACCCGATCGCACTGGCTCCGGGCATGGGCCTGAACGCCTACTTCACCTTCGCCGTGGTCAAGGGCATGGGCGTACCGTGGGAAACCGCGCTGGGCGCGGTGTTCATTTCCGGCGTGATCTTCGTCGCCATCACCAGTCTGAAAATCCGCGAGCTGATCGTCAATGCGATTCCGCATTCGCTGAAGCTGGCGATTTCGGCCGGCGTCGGCCTGTTCCTCGCCATCATCGGTCTGAAGGGCGCCGGCGTGATCGCCGCGTCGCCGGCCACCATGGTCACACTCGGTGACATCCAGTCGCCGAGCACGCTGCTGGCCGTATTCGGTTTCATCGTCATCGTCGCGCTCGAATACCGCAAGGTGACCGGCTCGATCATTATCGGCGTGCTGCTGGTCACGCTGCTGTCGGTGCTGCTGAACCTGACCGAATTCAAGGGTGTATTCGCCGCACCGCCGTCGATCGAACCAACCTTCATGAAGATGGACCTGGCCGGCGCTTTCCACAGCGGCCTGATCGGCGTGATCTTCATCTTCTTCTTCATTGACCTGTTCGACACCACCGGCACCCTGGTCGGCGTGTCGCACCGTGCCGGACTGCTGGACAAGAACGGCCGCCTGCCGCGACTGCAGAAGGCGCTGTTCGCCGACTCCACCGCCATCATGGCCGGCGGCATCCTCGGCACTTCCAGCGTGACCGCCTATGTCGAATCGGCAGCCGGCACCGCCGTCGGCGGCCGCACCGGCCTGACCGCCGTCGTCGTCTCGCTGTGCTTCCTGGCGGCGCTGTTCCTGTCGCCGCTGGCCGGCACCGTTCCGGCCTTTGCCACCGCGCCGGCCCTGTGCTACGTCGCCGTGCTGATGGCGCGCGGCCTGTCGGAAATCGACTGGGATGACCTGACCGAATCGGCGCCGGCGGTGATCACTGCCGTTGGCATGCCGTTTACCTACTCGATTGCCGATGGCATCGCGTTCGGTTTCATCAGCTATACCCTGATCAAGATCCTGTCGGGACGTTACCGCGACATCACCCCGACCGTGGTCATCATTGCGGCA
This window of the Microvirgula aerodenitrificans DSM 15089 genome carries:
- a CDS encoding GatB/YqeY domain-containing protein, encoding MTLKARITEDMKTAMKAKDTARLGAIRLLLAAIKQKEVDERADMDDAAIIAVIDKQMKQRRDSVSQYEAAGRQDLADKEKAEMDVFAAYLPQPLTDAEIDALIHDAIAATAAAGMGDMGKVMGVLRPQLAGRADMGAVSARIKSALAGR
- the rpsU gene encoding 30S ribosomal protein S21 — encoded protein: MPSVRVKENEPFEVAMRRFKRSIEKTGLLTELRAREFYEKPTAERKRKKAAAVKRHYKRLRSQMLPPKLY
- a CDS encoding thiazole synthase; the protein is MDSLVIAGRSYASRLLVGTGKYRDFDETARALDASGAEIVTVAIRRVNLGQDPSQPNLLDALPADRYTLLPNTAGCYSADDAVRTLRLARELLDDHRLVKLEVLGDPKTLFPNVRETLKAAEVLVAEGFDVMVYTSDDPIVARELEQIGCCAIMPLASLIGSGMGILNPWNLQIIIDECKVPVLVDAGVGTASDAAIAMELGCDGVLMNTAIATAREPVRMARAMRLAVEAGREAWLAGRMAKKPYQASPSSPVDGRIGSGN
- the thiS gene encoding sulfur carrier protein ThiS; translation: MNILVLTVNGVRREVSAPQTVATLLAHESLRERRVAVEVNGELVPKSRHADTALASGDAVEIVVAVGGG
- a CDS encoding RelA/SpoT family protein, yielding MNSADAHTIDYDAMVNAQAEALLSTAATYLKPDDVPFLRTAFEFARDAHTGQTRKSGEPYITHPLAVAQILTEWKLDAQGLAAALLHDTMEDTGVAKATLAERFGKQVAELVDGLSKLERLEYQSKESRQAENFRKMVLAMARDIRVIIIKLADRLHNMRTLDSMREEKRRRIAQETLDVYTPIANRIGLNKVYRELEDLCFKHLYPNRYHVLSKAVKAARGNRRELVGKIMQSLARKLLEANIEATIRGREKNLYSIYHKMQEKHLSFSEVLDIYAFRVIVNDVPGCYLALGALHGLYKPIPGKFKDYIAIPKSNGYQSLHTTLFGPYGTPIEVQVRTREMHKIAETGVASHWMYKSGGPTMDAARQRTHQWLQDILDIQAETGDAVEFYEHIKIDLFPDEVYVFTPKGKILVLPQGATPVDFAYAVHTDIGHRCIAAKVNHELVPLRTELKNGDTVEVITAAHSKPNPSWLNFVVSGRARSAIRSYLKTLHREEARVLGDRLLKQSIHSLAAQPFVLSDGVWSAYLKEVGDKNVKSTDVLASIGAGKQQAMVVAARLLELAGEVLGGPARSGPLVIRGNEGSSIQYAACCSPLPGERIAAALTKGQGMVLHTRDCAQLKRLDPDRVLDAEWEIRTPRLFSVPVTILAQSARGALASVAAAISEGGANIESVDMQDAHHGEGYVQIHFRLQVGSAQHLNEVLNHILAQPLVERAVRG
- the rpoZ gene encoding DNA-directed RNA polymerase subunit omega is translated as MARVTVDDCLKRIPNRFDLTLAAAYRARQIANGGQTLIDGAKDKPTVVALREIAAGHVGRELLDRARS
- the gmk gene encoding guanylate kinase; amino-acid sequence: MQSGNIFIVTAPSGAGKTTLVAALLAADKQVQLSVSYTTRAPRDGETHGRHYHFVDRTTFESMIDRGDFLEYAEVYGNYYGTSETWIREQLSTGRDILLEIDWQGAQQVRRTFPEAIGIFILPPSVEVLEHRLRGRGKDDEATMQKRLAAARSEIDHVAEFDYVVVNEELDEAVRDLVSVVRAERLTQLQQMERRGRQIAAMQSLD
- a CDS encoding NCS2 family permease; its protein translation is MGCAEMASLDSFFKLKEHGTSVKTEVIAGLTTFLTMAYIIFVNPAILSQTGMDFNAVFVATCIAAALGTMVMGLVANYPIALAPGMGLNAYFTFAVVKGMGVPWETALGAVFISGVIFVAITSLKIRELIVNAIPHSLKLAISAGVGLFLAIIGLKGAGVIAASPATMVTLGDIQSPSTLLAVFGFIVIVALEYRKVTGSIIIGVLLVTLLSVLLNLTEFKGVFAAPPSIEPTFMKMDLAGAFHSGLIGVIFIFFFIDLFDTTGTLVGVSHRAGLLDKNGRLPRLQKALFADSTAIMAGGILGTSSVTAYVESAAGTAVGGRTGLTAVVVSLCFLAALFLSPLAGTVPAFATAPALCYVAVLMARGLSEIDWDDLTESAPAVITAVGMPFTYSIADGIAFGFISYTLIKILSGRYRDITPTVVIIAALFAVKFAFFH